Part of the Chloroflexota bacterium genome, CGTAATCGCCGTACTGTTTGTAAAGTTTTTTGATCGCGTCTTTATCTTTGCCGCTGGCTTTCGCCAACGCTTCCGCGGCGAGCGCCTCGCCAATGCCAAAATCAATCGGCTCGAACGCCGGACCCAAGCGTTCCTGGGTCAGGTAGACAATCGGCGCGATGTCGTCTTCGCTCGCCTCTTTGAACAGTTCCGCGACGATCCCGGTCATTTCCAAACGCTTGGTCGTCGCTTCGAGCCGCGCGAGATAGTCTACGAGTTTTGAAAAGCGCATTGTATCCTCCGTCTCCTCACACCTTGCTCAACCTGGGTGGCATCTTCGTTCCCGTTGACGCGGCTTCGGCGAGGCGCGTCTCTTCGTTGCCACGCGCGTTCTTGCGCGTCTGGTAAAATTCCTGGCTTGCTTCCGCGCCACGATTCAACGCGCTCAACAACAACGCGAGGTTGAGATGCGCGGTGAACGAAAATGGATCGAGCGCGATCGCGCGGCGATACGCGGCTTCCGCCTCAGCGCGCTTGCCGCGCGATTGCAACGCCACACCCAGATCGTTCTGCGCCTCGCTGTTCGTCGGATCAATTCGCAACGTTTCTTGGTACAATCCGATCGCGCGATCCACCTGCCCGTTCGCGTGAACCTTGCGCGCGAGCGCGTACCGCGCATCCGAGTCCATCGCATTTTCCGCCACGCGCTTTTCCAACGCGCTCGTCGCCAGCGCGTGCACGCTGTCCGCCAATGGCGCAGTCGGTTGCACGGATTCGAGAGCGGACGCCGGTTCGTTCATCACAGTCGTTGCGGTTGACATCGGCATTTCGGCTGGCTCACTTTCGCCGATTGGCGCGCCGAGTTTATCCGCCAGCGTCTGCTCCAACTCCTTCATCTGCTCTGGCGCGATTTTCTCCAGCACCGTTTTGATCGCGGTCGGGAATTGAACGCCCACCTCTTCCCAACGCACGCCGGTGAGATTGGATACTTTCTGCGCGAGTTGTTGCATCTCCTCCTCGGTGCCTTGCCGATTCAGTTGGATGCGTTTGCCATCGCGCATGACCGCGTTGACCAACCACATTTCCGCGACCCGCGCATTTTGCGACGGCGGGCGATACCCTTGCAATTCGATCTTGTCCAATTCGTTGAACGAATACGTCGTCGTCGAGAGCGGAACGAAAACGAAACGGCGCACGCGCGCGAGCGAACGGCTCGTACGGTCAATCACGATGGAAGCGGAAACAAGCGCGGCGAGAAATGCCGAAGTGAATGGTACCAGCGCAAAGACCAGAACAAGTATCACATTGATCCAGTCTATAGTTTTGCCGGATACACTGGGCAGTAAAAGCACCGCCAACATGACCAGCCACATCAAGCCAAAGGCAAGATTGCCCAGGCGCGCACCGGTCGCGGGTTCCAACGTGAGTGTGCCCGTTGCCAAATTTTCGCGCATCTTCAATGCCGCCATCACGTCACTCCTTCGTCCATGCCGCCGTTATTATAACACGCGTCGCATCGCGTCACAACCGTTTGACAAATCGAGGTCGTTCCTCTATTATGCGACGCGTGTTTGTACTGGCATCCACCTCACCCCGGCGACGCGAACTGATCCAACTGTTCGGTCAGCCGTTTCATTTTGCTTCTGCCGATGTGGACGAGACGCCGCGCGCTGGCGAGCCGCCGGACGAACTCGTGCAACGACTGTGCCGCGCCAAAGTCGCGCGCGGCATCGCGATGTTTCCGCGCGATATCGTCATCGCGTGCGATACGATTGGCGTGCTCGACGGCGTGATCCTGGGCAAGCCACGCGATTCCGACGACGCGATTCGCATGTTGACCGCGTTGCGCGAGCGTCCGCACATCGTCTACAGCGGACTTGCGGTCGCGCACGGACACCAACACATCGTCCGCGTCGCGACGACGACCGTTTGGATGCGCGATTACTCCGACGACGAGATCGCCGCGTACGTCGCGACCGGCGATCCACTCGACAAAGCCGCGTCGTACGCGATTCAACACAACGGTTTTCGCCCGGTCGCGCGATTGGACGGATGCCAAGCGAACGTGATGGGCTTGCCCTTGTGTCATCTTCACCGCGCGCTCAAAGCGCTCGGCATCGCCGTGCCGGAACCGGACGCGGCGTGCCAGGCACACCTGAGTATCGTTTGCCCGGTCGCGCGCATCATTCTTTCCGATTAGTAAACAATCAACAGTGAACAGTGAACTGTTGCCACTGTTGACTGTTCACTGCTCACTTCTCACTGTTCACTGAAACCCATGGACATTCTCGAAAAACTCAATCCCGCGCAGCGCGATGCCGTGCAACTCGTAGACGGTCCCGTGCTCGTGCTCGCCGGACCTGGGTCGGGCAAGACGCGCGTGCTGACGCACCGCGTCGCGTACCTCATTCACGCGCGCCGCATTCCCGCGCACAACATTCTCGCGGTGACGTTCACGAACAAAGCCGCGCGCGAAATGCGCGAACGCCTGGTCCAACTTGCCGGCGAAGCCGCCGTCCGCGATTTGACTATCGGCACGTTTCACGCGACGTGCGCGCGATTTCTCCGCGTGAACGGCGACCGCGTCGGCTTGGACCGCGGCTTTGCGATTTACGACGAAGACGACCAGACACGCCTCATCAAGCAAATCCTCAACGAGTTGAATCTCGACGACAAGAAATATCGTCCGGGCGCGGTGCTCGGCGCGATCAGCAAGGCGAAGAACGAACTGATCGAACCGGACGACTACGTGCCGCCCTCACTCTGGCACGAAGCGGTGCGCCGCGCGTACGCGCGTTATCAACAGATGCTCGCCGCAAACAACGCGGTGGATTTCGACGACCTGTTGATGACGACGGTGCGTTTGTTCCGCGAAAATCCGGACGTGCTCGAACGCTACCAGAATCGCTATCTCTATTTGCACGTGGACGAATTCCAGGATACCAACATGGCGCAGTACGTGTTGGTCAAGTTGCTTGCGGACAAATATCAAAATCTGTTTTGCGTGGGCGATGAAGATCAATGCCTTCCATCCGGCGCGCAAATTCAGACCTCCCAGGGTACGCGTCCCATCGAGTCGCTGCACATCGGCGATTCGCTCGTCGTCGGCGCGGGACGCGGCGAGATAATGGAGATGCCGATTGAGCGGATTCATTCGCAAACGTATCGCGGGCGCATCGTCCGAATCTGCACACAGCGCGGGCACACCTTGTTGGCAACACCCAACCACATTCTGTTTGCGCGTCTAAGCGCGGTACCGAATTTTCACTATGTCTACTTGATGTACCGCGCGGATCGCGGCTATCGCATCGGTCTCGCGATCGGTTCGCGTTCGGACGGAATAAGTTCGCGTCCCATTACCGGTTTGGCGATTCGCGCGCGTCAGGAAAACGCCGACAAGGTCTGGATTCTACGCGTCTGCCGTTCGCGAGCTGAGGCGGCGTTCTACGAACAATTTTACGCGTTCAAGTATGGAATTCCGACCACGCTATTTCATGGTCGGGGGCGTGCGCTGGCGCTGACGGAAGCCGAAATCGCGCGGCTTTATGATTCACTCGACACGCGCGCCCACGCCGCGCAATTGATGTCCGACCTGGGATTGTTTCCGGAATTTCCCCATCACCGTCCCAAAGCCGTGATCCGTGGCGCGATTGCCGACCGCAAACTTCTCAATTTCAAATTATTCGGCGACTGTCGTCGCTCGGAACAGAGTCCGTGGACAGCGCACCGCGTCAGTTTGAACACCACCGATCGCCAGCTCGAAGCGGATCTGAAAGGGCAAGGTTACCATACGCGCGCCGGGCGTCGGCAGACCTGGCGACTCGAAACCTCGAATCTCGATTACGACAAAGCGGAAGCATTCTTGCGCCAAGTATCCGAAAATTATCCGACGCTCGAAATCGTCTCGTCTGCGTTTTTCACCGACACGAAATCGGAAGGCGGCGAAACCTTATCCTTTGATTTTCAACCGGCGAGCCACATTCGTCCAACGATGATCGTTCCGGTTTTTGAAAAAGGGCGCATCGTTGAAGATACGGTGACAGAATCGTCGTTCGACGATTATGATGGACTGGTCTTCGACTTGGATGTTCCGAAAGTGCGTAATTACATCGCCGATGGGATCGTCGTCCACAATTCAGTGTACGGCTGGCGCGGCGCAGACTATCGCAACGTCTTGCGCTTTAGCGAGGATTTTCCGAACGCACAAACGCGTCTGCTCGAACAAAACTATCGCTCGACGCAAACGATTCTCGACGCGGCGCAAGCCGTCATTCGCAAAAATCGTTCGCGGCACAAGAAAGAATTGTGGACCGAGAATCCACGCGGTGTGCCGCTCACGCACATCGAAGTGTTCAACGACGAGGAAGAGGCGCAGTTCGTCGTGGACGAAATCGCGCGCTTGACGCGCGGACAGTACCGCCCGCGCGACATTGCCGTGTTCTATCGCACCAACTTTCAATCGCGCGGGATCGAAGATGCGTTCGTGCGGCGCGGGATGAAGTATCAACTCATCGGCTCGTTGCGCTTTTATCAACGCCGCGAAATCAAAGACGTGCTCGCGTACCTGCGCTTGATCGCGAATCCGCACGATAGCGTCGCGTTTATGCGCGTGCTCAACGTGCCGCCGCGCGGCATCGGCAAAAAGACGATGGACGACCTGGCGCAGTGGTCGCGCAAATTGCAAGTGTCGCAGTACACCGTGCTCCAAACACTCAAGGATGAAGACGAAAGGACGAAGGATGAAAAAATTCACGCGGAGCGTTCATCCTTCACGCGAAGCGTTCATCCTTCCTTTGATAGCCGTTCGCGCAAGGCGTTGCTCGCGTTCGCGCATCTGCTCGATAGTTTACGCGCGGCGCAGGTCGAGAAAAATTTGTCCGAGGTCGTGGACGCGATCATCCAAAAAACTTCGTTCGACGAGTACGTGCGCGACGGCACGGAAGAAGGCGAAGACCGGTGGGGCAACATCACCGAAATGCGCCGCGCGGTGAAAAAGTACGCCAGCGTTCCCGCCGAGACCGCGCTCGTGCAGTACCTCGAAGAAGTCGCGCTCGTGAGCGATCTCGATTCTCTGCGCGACGACGCGGACGCGGCAACGCTGATGACCTTGCACAGCGCCAAGGGTCTCGAATTCCCAGTCGTGTTCATGGTCGGTTTGGAAGAAGGATTGTTCCCGCACTCGCGTTCGTTCGACGACCCCGCGCAGATGGAAGAAGAACGGCGCTTGTGTTACGTCGGCATCACGCGCGCGAAAGACAAGTTGTACCTCGTCAACGCGTTTCGTCGCACGACGTACGGCACATCCGAGGCAAGCGAGCCGTCGCGCTTTCTCAAAGATATTCCGCGCGAGCTGCTGGCATCCGACGGACGCCGGCAGATCGCCGACCACCGCCCGACCACGACGCGCGAACGGTACGTGCGCGACGATGATTTCGAGATTGACGACGACACACCGCGTCGCGCGACGCGCCATGCGTCACCCGCCGTCCGTCACGCGTCTCCCGTCACACGCTTGCGCGCCGGCGACCGCGTGCATCATGCGACATTCGGCGAAGGCGTGGTCGTCACGTCCAAAGCGCTTGGCGATGACGAAGAAGTTGAAGTCGCGTTCGTCGGCAAAGGCGTCAAACGTTTGCTGGCGAGTCTCGCCGGGTTGAAAAAGAAATGAGCGATTCACCACCCGCATATCAGTTCAGCGATTTAGAACAGATGTGGGGCGCGATCGGCAAAACCCTGGTCGCCGCCTCCGACTTGGACGCCGTGCTCACCTCGGTCATGCGCGCGGTCAACGCGCAGTTGAACGTCGAGACTGGCTCGGTGTTGTTGCGCGTGCCGGGCAAAGATGAACTGGCGTTCGCCAAAATTCTGCACGGCGACGAAGAACAATTCGCCGCCGTGCGATTACGCGTGGGGCAAGGCATCGCGGGCTGGGTCGCGCAGACCGGTCAATCGGCGCTCGTCGCGGACGCGCAGACCGACGCGCGGTTTTACGCCGACGTGGATCGCACGACCGGGTTTACGACGCGCGCGCTTCTCGCCGTCCCTTTGCTCGCGCGCGGCAACGTGATCGGCGTCATCGAGTTGGTGTCCCGCCGCGCCAACGCGTTCACCGTCGCCGATCAACTTTTGCTCGAAGCCATCGCCGCGCCGGTCTCGATCGCGATTCAAAACGCGCGCTTGCACAAGGAATTGGATTATCGGTTGCAAGAGTTGCATACGGTCTTGCACAAGGTCGAGCGCGCGAAGAAAGAATGGGAAAGCACGATTGACGCGATCGAAGAAGCGGTATTGCTGGTTGACGAGAATTGCCGCATCCTCCGCGTGAATCGCGTGCTGGCTAATTGGCTCAACACCACGCCCGCCGCGTTGGTCGGCAACTATTGCTATCACGTGGTGCATGGAACCGATACACCGCCGGAGCGTTGTCCGCATTCCCAGGTGCTCGCCGAGCTAAAGCAAATTCATACCGCCGAATTTGAAAAGCAAATTCATACGACCGAATTCGATGAGCCGCATCTGAACCGCACGGTGCGCCTTACCGTTTATCCTCTACGGGTGAGTGAAGGATTCGAGGCGAGCACCGCGAACGTGTTGAAAGATGTCACCGCCGAACGGCGCTTGCAGGCGCAATTGTTGCAATCGGAAAAGTTGGCGGCAACCGGGCGCATGGCGGCATCGCTGGCGCACGAAATCAACAATCCCTTGCAGGCAATTCAGGGTTGTTTGGATTTGACCGGCGCGAATTTGGGCAATCCCGAAAAACAGGAACGTTATCTCGCGATGGCAGGCAACGAGTTGAATCGGCTGACGACCATCGTCAAACGGATGCTGGATTTTTATCGCCCGGCGAAAGGCGAACGAACGCCGTGCGATCCACGCGAAATCTTGGACGATGTGCTCGCGCTGGCGGCTAAACGCATCGCGCAAGGACGCGTGACGTTGCACATTGATTGGATTGACAACACGCCGACTTTGCAGCTCGTCAGCAATCAGTTCAAGCAAGTTTTTCTGAATCTGATTTTGAACGCGCTCGAAGCGATGACGCAAGGCGGCGAGTTGTATATTCGTGGCTACCTCGTCGAGCAGAAGGGACGCTGGCTAGCGATTTCGTTTGGCGATACCGGCGTCGGCATTTCTCCCGACGAATTGCCCAATATCTTTGAACCGTTCTACACCACCAAAGCAGACGGCACCGGCTTGGGCTTGGCGGTCTGCCAAAGCATTGTCACGAATCACGGCGGACATGTCACCGCCGAAAGCGCGCCCAGCGTGGGCAGTACGTTTACCGTGTGGCTACCCCTGGACTCTGAACCCGGTTAGCCCAAAACCAAACCCAGGTTTCTCGAAGAAACCGGATTCCGGCGAAGATTCGTTTCGATCCACCCGTTATGCAATCGCGAGGTAGGATAAACAAAGTGCAAACGCTTCCCGAAAACAACAGTCAGTCGGTTTTTGAACAGATCCTCCGCGCGATGAATGACGCGGGCAAGTTCAAGGTCGCGGTATTGGCAAGCGGCGACGGGTTGCCCATCGCGGCGGTACCCGCGCCAGCGGAGTTTGACGCGAACACTGTCGCCGCGATGGTCACGCTCGTCAAAGAGTTTG contains:
- a CDS encoding GAF domain-containing protein; protein product: MSDSPPAYQFSDLEQMWGAIGKTLVAASDLDAVLTSVMRAVNAQLNVETGSVLLRVPGKDELAFAKILHGDEEQFAAVRLRVGQGIAGWVAQTGQSALVADAQTDARFYADVDRTTGFTTRALLAVPLLARGNVIGVIELVSRRANAFTVADQLLLEAIAAPVSIAIQNARLHKELDYRLQELHTVLHKVERAKKEWESTIDAIEEAVLLVDENCRILRVNRVLANWLNTTPAALVGNYCYHVVHGTDTPPERCPHSQVLAELKQIHTAEFEKQIHTTEFDEPHLNRTVRLTVYPLRVSEGFEASTANVLKDVTAERRLQAQLLQSEKLAATGRMAASLAHEINNPLQAIQGCLDLTGANLGNPEKQERYLAMAGNELNRLTTIVKRMLDFYRPAKGERTPCDPREILDDVLALAAKRIAQGRVTLHIDWIDNTPTLQLVSNQFKQVFLNLILNALEAMTQGGELYIRGYLVEQKGRWLAISFGDTGVGISPDELPNIFEPFYTTKADGTGLGLAVCQSIVTNHGGHVTAESAPSVGSTFTVWLPLDSEPG
- a CDS encoding UvrD-helicase domain-containing protein, producing the protein MDILEKLNPAQRDAVQLVDGPVLVLAGPGSGKTRVLTHRVAYLIHARRIPAHNILAVTFTNKAAREMRERLVQLAGEAAVRDLTIGTFHATCARFLRVNGDRVGLDRGFAIYDEDDQTRLIKQILNELNLDDKKYRPGAVLGAISKAKNELIEPDDYVPPSLWHEAVRRAYARYQQMLAANNAVDFDDLLMTTVRLFRENPDVLERYQNRYLYLHVDEFQDTNMAQYVLVKLLADKYQNLFCVGDEDQCLPSGAQIQTSQGTRPIESLHIGDSLVVGAGRGEIMEMPIERIHSQTYRGRIVRICTQRGHTLLATPNHILFARLSAVPNFHYVYLMYRADRGYRIGLAIGSRSDGISSRPITGLAIRARQENADKVWILRVCRSRAEAAFYEQFYAFKYGIPTTLFHGRGRALALTEAEIARLYDSLDTRAHAAQLMSDLGLFPEFPHHRPKAVIRGAIADRKLLNFKLFGDCRRSEQSPWTAHRVSLNTTDRQLEADLKGQGYHTRAGRRQTWRLETSNLDYDKAEAFLRQVSENYPTLEIVSSAFFTDTKSEGGETLSFDFQPASHIRPTMIVPVFEKGRIVEDTVTESSFDDYDGLVFDLDVPKVRNYIADGIVVHNSVYGWRGADYRNVLRFSEDFPNAQTRLLEQNYRSTQTILDAAQAVIRKNRSRHKKELWTENPRGVPLTHIEVFNDEEEAQFVVDEIARLTRGQYRPRDIAVFYRTNFQSRGIEDAFVRRGMKYQLIGSLRFYQRREIKDVLAYLRLIANPHDSVAFMRVLNVPPRGIGKKTMDDLAQWSRKLQVSQYTVLQTLKDEDERTKDEKIHAERSSFTRSVHPSFDSRSRKALLAFAHLLDSLRAAQVEKNLSEVVDAIIQKTSFDEYVRDGTEEGEDRWGNITEMRRAVKKYASVPAETALVQYLEEVALVSDLDSLRDDADAATLMTLHSAKGLEFPVVFMVGLEEGLFPHSRSFDDPAQMEEERRLCYVGITRAKDKLYLVNAFRRTTYGTSEASEPSRFLKDIPRELLASDGRRQIADHRPTTTRERYVRDDDFEIDDDTPRRATRHASPAVRHASPVTRLRAGDRVHHATFGEGVVVTSKALGDDEEVEVAFVGKGVKRLLASLAGLKKK
- the maf gene encoding septum formation protein Maf, whose protein sequence is MRRVFVLASTSPRRRELIQLFGQPFHFASADVDETPRAGEPPDELVQRLCRAKVARGIAMFPRDIVIACDTIGVLDGVILGKPRDSDDAIRMLTALRERPHIVYSGLAVAHGHQHIVRVATTTVWMRDYSDDEIAAYVATGDPLDKAASYAIQHNGFRPVARLDGCQANVMGLPLCHLHRALKALGIAVPEPDAACQAHLSIVCPVARIILSD
- a CDS encoding tetratricopeptide repeat protein, translated to MAALKMRENLATGTLTLEPATGARLGNLAFGLMWLVMLAVLLLPSVSGKTIDWINVILVLVFALVPFTSAFLAALVSASIVIDRTSRSLARVRRFVFVPLSTTTYSFNELDKIELQGYRPPSQNARVAEMWLVNAVMRDGKRIQLNRQGTEEEMQQLAQKVSNLTGVRWEEVGVQFPTAIKTVLEKIAPEQMKELEQTLADKLGAPIGESEPAEMPMSTATTVMNEPASALESVQPTAPLADSVHALATSALEKRVAENAMDSDARYALARKVHANGQVDRAIGLYQETLRIDPTNSEAQNDLGVALQSRGKRAEAEAAYRRAIALDPFSFTAHLNLALLLSALNRGAEASQEFYQTRKNARGNEETRLAEAASTGTKMPPRLSKV